From the genome of Alosa alosa isolate M-15738 ecotype Scorff River chromosome 18, AALO_Geno_1.1, whole genome shotgun sequence, one region includes:
- the LOC125311748 gene encoding spermatogenesis-associated protein 48, whose product MSASMEPHRIRLIMRPNQSQIGVDKWLHKQINLPCERGPEGRYEFDSLKEKALHGFTKFNPQAQPPAENAALAPFRDEVLLIDPCSGQLSAGAEVNLGNKRCRKFIGRVNTPSDLWVPTGSRDRPQTPPQRPSAVVCDSAEHSSWNSRTLSDAAVRAGLGGWTSAERVKTAAPKIPGSVKLFSFFLEKDDSNSKPYSVISPQSVNEAAQHCIYTSVAQRGYEDVAWDTKLPPRLKPPSTTWEKMADRVDQRFTVRRYHTRPELWQAVGPHWNRYQLRSRNEVRKPITFTSPCPKSGQIPLYCDTVGSENMDNVDIVGKDFTPLTMLRKPMPPYTPTAHRLTIPGYTGKAHYDTASLPALPHTAPALGGSRQSYLAFGHTGPLSRMVTRVPPQNPFLQPSPPAFPIST is encoded by the exons ATGTCCGCCTCTATGGAGCCCCACAGAATTCGACTCATTATGAGACCTAATCAGAGCCAAATTGGGGTGGACAAATGGTTACATAAACAGATCAATCTGCCGTGCGAGAGGGGTCCCGAAGGAAGGTACGAATTCGATAGCCTGAAAGAAAAAGCACTCCACGGTTTTACAAAATTCAATCCGCAAGCCCAGCCACCGGCGGAGAACGCTGCCTTGGCACCGTTCCGAGATGAGGTGTTACTAATTGACCCATGCTCAGGACAGCTGAGTGCAGGCGCAGAAGTGAATCTTGGAAACAAAAGATGCCGCAAGTTTATAGGCAGAGTAAACACTCCGTCTGACTTGTGGGTTCCAACTGGCTCAAGAGACAGACCGCAGACACCACCACAAAGGCCATCGGCTGTGGTCTGTGACTCAGCCGAACACAGCTCATGGAATTCCAGAACCCTGTCTGACGCAGCAGTGCGGGCGGGCTTAGGAG GTTGGACAAGTGCTGAGAGAGTGAAAACTGCTGCTCCTAAAATTCCAGGCTCAGTGAAgttatttagtttttttctgGAAAAGGATGACTCAAATTCG AAGCCATACTCTGTTATCTCACCGCAGTCTGTGAATGAGGCAGCTCAGCACTGCATTTACACATCAGTGGCTCAAAG AGGCTATGAGGATGTTGCTTGGGATACTAAGTTGCCTCCGCGGCTCAAACCTCCTTCAACCACTTGGGAGAAAATGGCAGACCGTGTGGATCAGCGTTTCACCGTGAGAAGATACCACACCAGGCCTGAGCTGTGGCAG GCTGTCGGCCCCCATTGGAACAGATATCAACTCCGTTCCAGAAATGAAGTGAGGAAGCCAATCACATT TACCAGCCCATGTCCAAAGTCAGGCCAGATCCCTTTGTACTG TGACACAGTTGGATCAGAAAACATGGACAATGTAGACATTGTTGGGAAGGACTTTACCCCTTTGACCATGCTGCGTAAACCAATGCCTCCGTACACCCCCACTGCACA TCGACTCACCATCCCAGGTTACACTGGTAAAGCCCATTATGACACGGCCAGCCTGCCTGCTCTGCCCCACACTGCTCCGGCCCTGGG GGGTAGCCGTCAGAGCTACCTGGCCTTTGGCCACACTGGCCCGCTGTCCAGGATGGTGACCAGAGTTCCACCCcagaaccctttcctccaaccAAGCCCTCCAGCATTCCCCATCTCTACTTAG